aaaagaaatgaaaaatactgCTGAAAAATAAAGGGTACGAACCCTTAAAACCCAAAGTGGCTgtgtctgctcctggcttcttcGTTCATTCTTCCGTACTGACTATCTGGGGAAGATAAACTAGTGTTGGAGAAACAATTCCTTCTCTTGTCATCGACATGGAATGGGGTACCTCAaatctacattttatttgtttaaaaaatatttacttctgcTGGCTCTAGACGGTTAAGAGCCCTTGTTACTCTTGCAAAAATCgacattaacatattttatttgcatgagcattttgcctgcatatgtatatatgcaccatgtgcctggtacccaccAAGGCCAGAAGATTAGATCCCTTGCAACTGGAGTTCCAGTCCTTTGTGAgtcaccaagtgggtgctgggaatcaaatctggatCCACTGGAGAGCAGAAAAAATGCTCCACCACTTCTCTGGCCCCCCAGTCTTAAGCAATTTCTTTTGCAGCTTGTcctcaattctcctgcctcaagtCCACGCTGcgctacatttctttttcttttcttttttgagtctgTTTAGCCCGGAGTGGTCTTGAATTCAAGGAGgtttctgcctgtttctgctcctaatgctggaattaaagatgtgtgtaaTTATTAAAGGTGTATCATATGTTAAGTACGcggtagctgtcttctgacattccagaagagggcgccagatctcatcacagatggttgtgagctaccatgtagttgctgggaactgaactcaggaccttcggaagagcagtcagtgctcttaaccactgagccatctccattcCCCAAACCTAGCCAATGTTTATTTCGGTTCCTTTCCTGCTTCAAATGCAGGAATTCCCTCTTTTTCGTGTTAATTTTGGTATCCTTGCAAAACCCAGATAGTTCACTTCCTCACGAATCCCTTCTCTAGCCTACAGGTAATTCTTCTCATAAGAACGTCTGTAGGGACCTAACAGCTGTGTAAACCTGATGGcctctctgagttcaattccagaatCATGCGACTGGGGTAGGAGTAACTCTAAAAGTTACCCTCTGACACCCAAGTGCGCAGTGGTGTTATGcaacctcccccagcccccatacGCACTAATGATGTGTAGCTCCAATTTAACAGGTATTAAGAACACCGTTTGACCTCATGCACCAGCTTCTCTTTTATTATCATGGCCCTTTCCGATTCATCAGGACCTTTCTCTAGTCTAGCCCAGGCAAGGGCAAGAGGGAGGGAGTGGCTGCTCTCTCCTTGGGCTAGTTTAGCTTTCACCAGAGGCGTCTTTGCCTCTGCATGATGTACATTAGCAGAAAGGGCAGAGGTCCTGGTCCGTACAAATCAAGGAATAAGGTAGTAGTGATGTAGTAGTTTATTCTCAGTCGACCCATTCGGATCGTTCTCCCAATCCGGGTATTTATTAAGAGGTCCCTCGAGTTTTCTTGCTCCCACCTAGGCAGGGGGGACTAATGTCCAACTGTGGGTTCTCTCTCCACTGGGCGGGGGTCTTCGCCTGGATGGCCAGCGCATGTACCGGCCCAGCCAGCTCCTCCGACAGTGCCTCGTGGACCAACCGGTGCCGTTGCAAGGGGCTCATCCCCTCGAAACGAGAGCTCACCACCGCCACGCGGAAATGCGTCTCGCTGCCTGCTGGGACTGCGTGGCCGCCGCTCTCGTTGCGCAGCTCCAGTACCTCGGGGCTCAGGGCTTGCTCCAATTTGGCGCGAATAGCGGCTTCCACTGGTCCTGCAGCCGCGGATCCCGCGCTGCCCCGCGATACACACGAGCGCGTGGCCATGGAGACCATGCACTGGGCCGATCGAGCACTTAGCATTCGCTGCAGAAAAACGAAGGACACGGGACTGAGTCCACACACCCTGCCCACGCACCCCAGACAAGCACACCCTGGAACCGCCTCTACTCTGCGTGGCGGGTTAACGCGGCTTCTACGCCAGTAGCGGAGAGACAAGGGCGATTGAACGGCCAGAGCGCTAGGCACTaagggcactggggaaaaatggCTGGGAGCTGAAAAATGGAATATGTACAACTTGGTCCTTTTGGCTGAGTCAGAGCCCTATCGTCTCTCCGAACCCTAGGGTGGTACCTTTGTACTTGCTGCGCAGCCTGCTGTACCACCGCTTGTTCTAACAACCGAGTTTCCGGTCGGACCACGCAAACGCCTAGGCTCGCTAGGAAACGCAGTCCGGTTGCGTCTGGCAGGCGTTACCCAGTACCCAGAGGTTTTATGGGAATTGTAGTCCCTGCTCCTCCCGACCGGTAAAATCCTGCGAAGTCGGGAATTagagcaataaaaacaaaagtgtttCCTGTAAATTTGAGATGCTTGCACAAGATTTGTAGCTTCTTGATCTATAACTCAAATAGCTTAAGTCATTTatatgtaattaattaaaaaaaagaagtctcatgtagaccaggttggcctttacCACTCTAGAATGTCCATTATttcccgatcctcctgcctctacctcctacctGCTGGGATTACTGTCCTGGGTTATTGATAGAGTGCTTCCATAGCAAAAACAGGATTCTTATGAGATTACAGCGGACCTTGCTCAATTCAGAGGGGAATGTCTGCTGGGACAGTTTACTTCCCAAGATAATCTGTCCTGTCCCAAACAGAAAAttccagggagaaaaaaaatgaagatcctCACATAGTTCCCTAAGAGCTGCACTAACTTCTCTTGCCCCCGTGCGTTTCTGTGTAGGATCCCAGGTTTGTTCCTCTTGGAGATTCCTTcgttcctgagagagagagagatagaataaAGACAGCCCTGCTCTCAGAGTTTACAAAGCACTAGAGAAATAGTCACAATGTTCATTGTGATACCATGTGTCAAGTGTGTGGTGAGAATACACACAGTTTACTGCAAGCATATTACCTACACGTGGGGACCAAAGAAATGACAAGAGACTTAGAGCAGtgtagaagaaacaagaagaccaCTTTCTCACCTCATTTGGTCAGGATGTGGTAACTGAATGAAATCAGCACATGGCCACTCCAAGGAATGGCTGAGGCAGTTCCTTACTCTGTGTGTGAGGGAGAACACaggcagaggcatctggaagggtcTAGCgcagggaaaaaaaatagagcaagCTAAACAGCAGACTGAACAGGGctatgaaaggagagagaggaggggagggagagtgagagatggagagagagagagagagagagagagagagagagagagagagaaccagagccagagccagagccagagccagagccagagccagagccagagccagagccagagccaagaGAACCAAGAAAGCTCAAAATGGCTGGGTTATATAANNNNNNNNNNNNNNNNNNNNNNNNNNNNNNNNNNNNNNNNNNNNNNNNNNNNNNNNNNNNNNNNNNNNNNNNNNNNNNNNNNNNNNNNNNNNNNNNNNNNNNNNNNNNNNNNNNNNNNNNNNNNNNNNNNNNNNNNNNNNNNNNNNNNNNNNNNNNNNNNNNNNNNNNNNNNNNNNNNNNNNNNNNNNNNNNNNNNNNNNNNNNNNNNNNNNNNNNNNNNNNNNNNNNNNNNNNNNNNNNNNNNNNNNNNNNNNNNNNNNNNNNNNNNNNNNNNNNNNNNNNNNNNNNNNNNNNNNNNNNNNNNNNNNNNNNNNNNNNNNNNNNNNNNNNNNNNNNNNNNNNNNNNNNNNNNNNNNNNNNNNNNNNNNNNNNNNNNNNNNNNNNNNNNNNNNNNNNNNNNNNNNNNNNNNNNNNNNNNNNNNNNNNNNNNNNNNNNNNNNNNNNNNNNNNNNNNNNNNNNNNNNNNNNNNNNNNNNNNNNNNNNNNNNNNNNNNNNNNNNNNNNNNNNNNNNNNNNNNNNNNNNNNNNNNNNNNNNNNNNNNNNNNNNNNNNNNNNNNNNNNNNNNNNNNNNNNNNNNNNNNNNNNNNNNNNNNNNNNNNNNNNNNNNNNNNNNNNNNNNNNNNNNNNNNNNNNNNNNNNNNNNNNNNNNNNNNNNNNNNNNNNNNNNNNNNNNNNNNNNNNNNNNNNNNNNNNNNNNNNNNNNNNNNNNNNNNNNNNNNNNNNNNNNNNNNNNNNNNNNNNNNNNNNNNNNNNNNNNNNNNNNNNNNNNNNNNNNNNNNNNNNNNNNNNNNNNNNNNNNNNNNNNNNNNNNNNNNNNNNNNNNNNNNNNNNNNNNNNNNNNNNNNNNNNNNNNNNNNNNNNNNNNNNNNNNNNNNNNNNNNNNNNNNNNNNNNNNNNNNNNNNNNNNNNNNNNNNNNNNNNNNNNNNNNNNNNNNNNNNNNNNNNNNNNNNNNNNNNNNNNNNNNNNNNNNNNNNNNNNNNNNNNNNNNNNNNNNNNNNNNNNNNNNNNNNNNNNNNNNNNNNNNNNNNNNNNNNNNNNNNNNNNNNNNNNNNNNNNNNNNNNNNNNNNNNNNNNNNNNNNNNNNNNNNNNNNNNNNNNNNNNNNNNNNNNNNNNNNNNNNNNNNNNNNNNNNNNNNNNNNNNNNNNNNNNNNNNNNNNNNNNNNNNNNNNNNNNNNNNNNNNNNNNNNNNNNNNNNNNNNNNNNNNNNNNNNNNNNNNNNNNNNNNNNNNNNNNNNNNNNNNNNNNNNNNNNNNNNNNNNNNNNNNNNNNNNNNNNNNNNNNNNNNNNNNNNNNNNNNNNNNNNNNNNNNNNNNNNNNNNNNNNNNNNNNNNNNNNNNNNNNNNNNNNNNNNNNNNNNNNNNNNNNNNNNNNNNNNNNNNNNNNNNNNNNNNNNNNNNNNNNNNNNNNNNNNNNNNNNNNNNNNNNNNNNNNNNNNNNNNNNNNNNNNNNNNNNNNNNNNNNNNNNNNNNNNNNNNNNNNNNNNNNNNNNNNNNNNNNNNNNNactcactttgtagaccaggctggcctcgaactcagaaatccgcctgcctctgcctcccgagtgctgggattaaaggcgtgcgccaccacgcccggctctcaaagtctattttaatgatggttcttaaatgctttaaacctctcttctagcccaccactcaccagaggtagtggaaaagaaaggatagaggTTGAGGGGGAGCGGACCTGTttggaaaggttctttggagcaactttgtgttgtctggaaatcagcagttcagttcacaggtcagcagtagCAACTTGatccactagcaaacacttcacggacacaccagcagtccagttctgcAGTCTGGATAGCAGCAGCCtcagcaggagtcagcaggagggtGCCAAGACCAAtaggaaaagttctcagctgtgtctctctcagcaaAGCGAGAAGATCAGCAAAGAAGCACttagctatgcaagcaagcctagctcagcctctgccACTGTCCATCGAGGCTTTTATACTCCCTCTAGACATCTCATGtgctccacaggtcttgccttagCAAGTGTCTTGCCTTGCATGTGAATCTGTCtgagctgacatcactctgtcagTCGCTCCAGTCTGTAGAATCAACAAGAAACCGCAGCAtgccaccagaagtttttttagtgcatttctctctatggagtcccaacaaatggagctcaactacttAAGGCAGACCAATATATTTCTGTCGTTATCGAAGAATCCTCCATCATGTgacctttcacgtgcttgctttagcagaccATCCTTTCACCAGTGTCCACCCTAGCAAAGCACCATCCagcacaactgactttcc
This region of Mus caroli chromosome 3, CAROLI_EIJ_v1.1, whole genome shotgun sequence genomic DNA includes:
- the Bola1 gene encoding bolA-like protein 1 isoform X2, translating into MLSARSAQCMVSMATRSCVSRGSAGSAAAGPVEAAIRAKLEQALSPEVLELRNESGGHAVPAGSETHFRVAVVSSRFEGMSPLQRHRLVHEALSEELAGPVHALAIQAKTPAQWRENPQLDISPPCLGGSKKTRGTS
- the Bola1 gene encoding bolA-like protein 1 isoform X1, which codes for MILPVGRSRDYNSHKTSGYWVTPARRNRTAFPSEPRRLRGPTGNSVVRTSGGTAGCAASTKRMLSARSAQCMVSMATRSCVSRGSAGSAAAGPVEAAIRAKLEQALSPEVLELRNESGGHAVPAGSETHFRVAVVSSRFEGMSPLQRHRLVHEALSEELAGPVHALAIQAKTPAQWRENPQLDISPPCLGGSKKTRGTS